One part of the Perognathus longimembris pacificus isolate PPM17 chromosome 10, ASM2315922v1, whole genome shotgun sequence genome encodes these proteins:
- the Carmil2 gene encoding capping protein, Arp2/3 and myosin-I linker protein 2 isoform X2: MAQNPDGISSELQGEITRFLWPKEAELLLRTWLPQQGAERSHVLALLRWRAYLLHTCLPLRVDCTFSYLEVQAMSLQETPPQVTFELESLPDLVLEFPGVAALEQLAQHVAAAIKKAFPHSTLGKLFRKPTPPSMLARLERSNSSESLAPSSPCGGFLKSYEALCDYNGFPFREEIQWDIDTIYHRQSCRHFCLGDFSHLGSRDLALSVAALSYNRWFRRLSCVDMKLSLEVSEQILHMMSQSSHLEELVLETCGLRGDFVRRLAQILTRHPNSGLRELSLAGNLLDDRGMAALSRHLERRPGALRKLNLAQTGLTARGMRALGQALATNAAFDATLTHLDISGNPGALGTSEDSGGLYSFLSHPNVLTFLNLAATDTALDALFAALSCGCCASLTHLDASRNVFSRMKSRAQPAAMKLFLSQARMLRHLSLAGCKLPPDALRAVLDGLALNTHICNLHLDLSTCELRSAGAQVIQDLVCDAGAVSSLDLADNGFGSDMVTLVLAIGRSRSLKHVALGRNFNVRCKETLDDVLHRIVQLMQDDDCPLQSLSVAESRLKLGASVLLQALGTNPNLTALDISGNAIGDVGAKMLAKALRVNTRLRSVIWDRNHTSALGLLDVAQALEQNRSLKSMPLPLTDVTQAQRSRPELTARAVNQIQACLLRNNRTDPVSSDCTSHLEPSGLVSDRLEQEVNELCQSLQEHVELLGCGAGPQGEAAVHQAEDAIQNANFSLSILPILYEAGSSPSHHWQLQQKLEGLLEQDFTQATLDTTKRLCSWLLQDPGWREQLEKILVVSSGLPELLPEQLLQDAFTRLRAMRLSITGTLAESVVAQALVGLSAARDELVESLAQQAPLTMPPTRPAGSGGEPSPFGPGEMEGLFVLEKEEEEERKEDSPSGKWPEAGHCLRLAPFPHSAAEEAERGPELAAPGEDAEPQAGPSARGSPSPAAPGPPAGPLPRMDLPPSGQPLRHPTRARPRPRRQHHHRPPPGGPQVPPALPQEGNGLSARVDEGVEEFFSKRLIQQDHLWAPEEDPATEGGATPVPRTLRKKLGTLFAFKKPRSTRGPRPDLETSPGAAARARKTTLGDLLRPPPRPGRGEESGGAEGGTSSPDPARRSRPRYTRESKAYSMILLPAEEEAASLGARPDRRRPLERGDTELAPSFEQRVQVMLQRIGVSRGSGGTEGKRKQSKDGEIKKAGSDGDIMDSSTETPPISIKSRTHSVSADSSCRPGPGSHGPESTTWKTLGQQLNAELRGRGWGQQDGPGPPSPCPSPSPRRGSPSPDILRLPEDPCLVSRNEDGQLRPRPLSAGRRAVSVHEDQLQAPAERPLRLQRSPVLKRRPKLEAPPSPSLGSGLGTEPLPPQPTEPSSPERSPPSPATDQRGGGPNP, translated from the exons ATGGCCCAGAACCCCGACGGCATATCCAGCGAGCTCCAAG GTGAGATCACCAGGTTCCTGTGGCCCAAGGAGGCCGAACTGCTCCTTAGAACCTGGCTACCTCAGCAGGGTGCTGAGCGGAGTCATGTCTTG GCCTTGCTGAGATGGAGGGCCTACCTGCTGCACACTTGCCTCCCGCTGAGG GTGGATTGCACATTCAGCTATCTGGAAGTCCAGGCCATGAGTCTTCAGGAGACACCTCCACAG GTTACTTTTGAGCTGGAGTCCCTCCCTGATCTGGTCTTGGAGTTTCCTGGTGTGGCTGCTTTGGAACAGCTGGCCCAGCATGTAGCTGCAGCTATCAAAAAAGCCTTCCCTCACTCGACGCTTGG GAAGCTTTTCCGGAAGCCCACCCCTCCTTCAATGCTGGCTCGGCTTGAGAGAAGCAATTCCTCCGAGTCCCTTGCACCCAGCAGCCCCTGTG gcgGCTTCTTGAAGTCGTATGAGGCTCTGTGTGACTACAATGGCTTCCCTTTCCGAGAGGAGATTCAGTGG GATATAGACACCATCTACCATCGTCAGAGCTGCCGCCATTTCTGCCTGGGAGATTTCAGCCACCTTGGTAGCAG GGATCTGGCTTTGAGTGTAGCTGCTCTGTCCTACAATCGATGGTTCCGGCGCCTTTCCTGTGTGGACATGAAGCTG AGCCTCGAGGTCTCAGAACAGATTCTGCACATGATGAGCCAGTCGTCCCACCTGGAGGAGTTGGTGCTGGAAACCTGTGGACTGAGAGG AGATTTTGTCCGGAGACTGGCCCAAATATTGACAAGACATCCAAACTCTGGGTTGCGGGAGCTCAGCCTAGCTGGAAACCTGCTGGATGACAGAG GCATGGCTGCACTTAGCAGACACCTAGAGCGTCGTCCAGGAGCTTTGAGGAAACTCAACCTAGCACAGACAGGGTTGACTGCACGAG GAATGAGGgctctgggccaggcactggccACCAATGCCGCCTTTGATGCTACCTTGACCCACCTGGACATTTCCGGGAATCCTGGGGCACTGGGGACCTCTGAGGACAGTGGG ggccTCTACAGTTTCCTGAGCCATCCTAATGTTCTGACGTTCCTGAATCTTGCAGCCACTGACACCGCTCTGGATGCT CTCTTTGCAGCACTGTCCTGCGGCTGCTGTGCCAGCCTCACCCACCTGGATGCGTCAAGGAATGTCTTCTCCCGCAT GAAGTCCCGGGCCCAGCCCGCCGCCATGAAGCTTTTCCTCAGCCAGGCAAGGATGCTTCGACACCTGAGCCTGGCAGGCTGCAAGTTGCCTCCTGATGCACTCAG GGCTGTGCTAGATGGCCTTGCACTCAACACACATATCTGCAACCTACACTTGGACCTCAGCACTTGTGAG CTGCGCTCAGCCGGCGCCCAGGTGATACAAGACTTAGTATGTGACGCAGGTGCTGTGAGCTCCTTGGATCTGGCAGATAATG GTTTTGGTTCGGACATGGTGACTCTCGTACTGGCCATTGGAAGGAGCCGGTCCTTGAAACATGTGGCACTTGGAAGGAACTTCAACGTCCGGTGCAA GGAGACATTAGATGACGTCCTGCACCGGATCGTCCAGCTTATGCAGGATGACGACTGT CCTCTGCAATCGCTATCTGTGGCTGAGTCACGGCTGAAGCTGGGCGCCAGCGTCCTGCTCCAGGCCCTGGGAACCAATCCAAACTTGACAGCGCTGGATATCAGTGGCAATGCGATCGGGGATGTCGGAGCCAAGATGCTAGCCAAAGCGCTGCGAGTCAACACTAGGCTCCG GTCTGTGATCTGGGACCGGAACCACACATCTGCTCTGGGCCTGCTGGATGTGGCTCAGGCCCTGGAGCAGAACCGCAGCCTGAAGTCCATGCCTCTGCCACTGACGGACGTGACCCAGGCACAGCGCAGCCGCCCGGAACTGACAGCACGTGCAGTCAATCAA ATCCAAGCCTGCCTCTTGAGGAACAACCGCACAGACCCCGTGTCCTCAGACTGTACATCCCACCTTGAACCTTCAGGTCTGGTCTCCGACCGATTAGAGCAG GAAGTGAACGAGTTGTGTCAGTCGCTGCAGGAGCACGTGGAGCTGCTGGGGTGCGGGGCAGGGCCCCAGGGCGAAGCTGCTGTGCACCAGGCCGAGGACGCCATTCAGAACGCCAACTTCTCTCTCAGC ATTCTTCCTATTTTATATGAGGCTGGGAGTTCCCCGAGCCATCACTGGCAGCTTCAGCAGAAGCTGGAGGGCCTCCTGGAACAG GACTTTACGCAGGCGACACTGGACACAACCAAACGCCTCTGCTCATGGTTGCTGCAGGACCCTGGCTGGAGAGAGCAGCTAGAAAAGATCCTGGTGGTCTCAAGTGGCCTCCCAGAGCTGCTTCCAGAGCAGCTGCTACAAGATGCCTTCACCAGGCTCAG GGCTATGAGGCTGTCCATCACAGGAACGCTGGCAGAGAGCGTCGTGGCTCAGGCGCTGGTGGGTCTGAGTGCAGCCCGAGATGAGCTG GTGGAGAGTCTGGCTCAGCAAGCACCACTAACAATGCCCCCTACCAGACCGGCAGGGAGTGGAGGAGAACCCAGTCCCTTTGGGCCtggggaaatggaaggtctttttgtcctggagaaggaagaagaggaagaaaggaag GAGGACAGTCCCTCGGGGAAATGGCCTGAGGCCGGCCACTGCCTTCGCCTAGCCCCCTTCCCTCACA GTGCTGCCGAGGAAGCGGAGCGGGGCCCCGAGCTGGCGGCTCCCGGGGAAGATGCGGAGCCGCAGGCGGGGCCGTCCGCGCGCGGCTCCCCGAGCCCCGCCGCCCCCGGACCCCCCGCCGGCCCGCTGCCCCGCATGGACCTGCCACCCTCCGGGCAGCCCCTGCGCCACCCGACCCGCGCCCGGCCACGGCCACGCCGCCAGCACCACCACCGCCCGCCGCCGGGGGGCCCCCAG gtgcccccagccctgcctcaagAAGGGAATGGGCTCAGCGCCCGCGTGGATGAAGGTGTGGAGGAATTCTTCTCCAAGAGGCTGATCCAGCAGGATCACCT CTGGGCCCCTGAGGAAGACCCAGCCACTGAAGGGGGTGCCACTCCTGTTCCCCGGACACTTCGCAAGAAGTTGGGCACCCTTTTTGCCTTTAAGAAGCCTCGTTCAACGAGGGGCCCGCGGCCTGATCTAGAGACCAGCCCTGGGGCCGCTGCCCGTGCCAGAAAAACCACACTTGGGGACTTGCTGCGGCCACCACCCCGTCCTGGCCGTGGTGAGGAGTCTGGAGGAGCCGAGGGGGGCACCAGCAGCCCTGACCCCGCCCGCCGGAGCCGGCCTCGCTACACTCGGGAAAGCAAGGCCTACTCCATGATTCTACTGCCTGCCGAGGAGGAAGCAGCGTCCCTGGGTGCCAGGCCTGACAGG CGGCGGCCGCTTGAGCGAGGAGACACAGAACTGGCACCATCCTTTGAACAGCGGGTACAAGTGATGTTGCAGAGGATCGGCGTGAGCCGGGGCAGCGGGGGTACCGAGGGCAAGAGGAAGCAG AGCAAAGATGGGGAGATCAAGAAAGCTGGCTCAGATG GTGACATTATGGACAGTTCCACGGAGACCCCTCCCATCTCAATCAAGTCTCGCACTCACTCTGTGTCTGCTG ACTCTTCATGCAGACCTGGCCCAGGAAGCCATGGGCCGGAATCTACCACCTGGAAGACACTGGGGCAGCAGCTGAATGCAGAGCTTAGAGGCCGTGGTTGGGGCCAACAGGATGGTCCAGGCCCCCCTTCTCCTTGTCCTAGCCCAAGCCCCCGAAGAGGCAGCCCCTCTCCAGATATCCTTCGTCTCCCAGAGGACCCTTGCTTGGTCTCCAGGAATGAAG ATGGCCAGTTGAGGCCACGGCCTCTCTCAGCAGGGCGACGAGCAGTGTCTGTGCATGAGGACCAGCTCCAGGCCCCTGCTG AACGGCCCCTGCGGCTGCAGCGCTCCCCAGTCCTCAAGCGCAGGCCAAAACTTGAGGCACCCCCATCCCCAAGCCTAG GATCTGGCCTTGGAACCGAGCCTCTGCCCCCACAGCCCACAGAGCCCTCAAGCCCTGAACGGAGCCCACCCTCCCCAGCCACAGACCAAAGAGGCGGCGGCCCCAATCCCTGA
- the Carmil2 gene encoding capping protein, Arp2/3 and myosin-I linker protein 2 isoform X4: MAQNPDGISSELQGEITRFLWPKEAELLLRTWLPQQGAERSHVLALLRWRAYLLHTCLPLRVDCTFSYLEVQAMSLQETPPQVTFELESLPDLVLEFPGVAALEQLAQHVAAAIKKAFPHSTLGKLFRKPTPPSMLARLERSNSSESLAPSSPCGGFLKSYEALCDYNGFPFREEIQWDIDTIYHRQSCRHFCLGDFSHLGSRDLALSVAALSYNRWFRRLSCVDMKLSLEVSEQILHMMSQSSHLEELVLETCGLRGDFVRRLAQILTRHPNSGLRELSLAGNLLDDRGMAALSRHLERRPGALRKLNLAQTGLTARGMRALGQALATNAAFDATLTHLDISGNPGALGTSEDSGGLYSFLSHPNVLTFLNLAATDTALDALFAALSCGCCASLTHLDASRNVFSRMKSRAQPAAMKLFLSQARMLRHLSLAGCKLPPDALRAVLDGLALNTHICNLHLDLSTCELRSAGAQVIQDLVCDAGAVSSLDLADNGFGSDMVTLVLAIGRSRSLKHVALGRNFNVRCKETLDDVLHRIVQLMQDDDCPLQSLSVAESRLKLGASVLLQALGTNPNLTALDISGNAIGDVGAKMLAKALRVNTRLRSVIWDRNHTSALGLLDVAQALEQNRSLKSMPLPLTDVTQAQRSRPELTARAVNQIQACLLRNNRTDPVSSDCTSHLEPSGLVSDRLEQEVNELCQSLQEHVELLGCGAGPQGEAAVHQAEDAIQNANFSLSILPILYEAGSSPSHHWQLQQKLEGLLEQVGEFCCQDIQDFTQATLDTTKRLCSWLLQDPGWREQLEKILVVSSGLPELLPEQLLQDAFTRLRAMRLSITGTLAESVVAQALVGLSAARDELVESLAQQAPLTMPPTRPAGSGGEPSPFGPGEMEGLFVLEKEEEEERKEDSPSGKWPEAGHCLRLAPFPHSAAEEAERGPELAAPGEDAEPQAGPSARGSPSPAAPGPPAGPLPRMDLPPSGQPLRHPTRARPRPRRQHHHRPPPGGPQVPPALPQEGNGLSARVDEGVEEFFSKRLIQQDHLWAPEEDPATEGGATPVPRTLRKKLGTLFAFKKPRSTRGPRPDLETSPGAAARARKTTLGDLLRPPPRPGRGEESGGAEGGTSSPDPARRSRPRYTRESKAYSMILLPAEEEAASLGARPDRRRPLERGDTELAPSFEQRVQVMLQRIGVSRGSGGTEGKRKQSKDGEIKKAGSDGDIMDSSTETPPISIKSRTHSVSADSSCRPGPGSHGPESTTWKTLGQQLNAELRGRGWGQQDGPGPPSPCPSPSPRRGSPSPDILRLPEDPCLVSRNEERPLRLQRSPVLKRRPKLEAPPSPSLGSGLGTEPLPPQPTEPSSPERSPPSPATDQRGGGPNP, from the exons ATGGCCCAGAACCCCGACGGCATATCCAGCGAGCTCCAAG GTGAGATCACCAGGTTCCTGTGGCCCAAGGAGGCCGAACTGCTCCTTAGAACCTGGCTACCTCAGCAGGGTGCTGAGCGGAGTCATGTCTTG GCCTTGCTGAGATGGAGGGCCTACCTGCTGCACACTTGCCTCCCGCTGAGG GTGGATTGCACATTCAGCTATCTGGAAGTCCAGGCCATGAGTCTTCAGGAGACACCTCCACAG GTTACTTTTGAGCTGGAGTCCCTCCCTGATCTGGTCTTGGAGTTTCCTGGTGTGGCTGCTTTGGAACAGCTGGCCCAGCATGTAGCTGCAGCTATCAAAAAAGCCTTCCCTCACTCGACGCTTGG GAAGCTTTTCCGGAAGCCCACCCCTCCTTCAATGCTGGCTCGGCTTGAGAGAAGCAATTCCTCCGAGTCCCTTGCACCCAGCAGCCCCTGTG gcgGCTTCTTGAAGTCGTATGAGGCTCTGTGTGACTACAATGGCTTCCCTTTCCGAGAGGAGATTCAGTGG GATATAGACACCATCTACCATCGTCAGAGCTGCCGCCATTTCTGCCTGGGAGATTTCAGCCACCTTGGTAGCAG GGATCTGGCTTTGAGTGTAGCTGCTCTGTCCTACAATCGATGGTTCCGGCGCCTTTCCTGTGTGGACATGAAGCTG AGCCTCGAGGTCTCAGAACAGATTCTGCACATGATGAGCCAGTCGTCCCACCTGGAGGAGTTGGTGCTGGAAACCTGTGGACTGAGAGG AGATTTTGTCCGGAGACTGGCCCAAATATTGACAAGACATCCAAACTCTGGGTTGCGGGAGCTCAGCCTAGCTGGAAACCTGCTGGATGACAGAG GCATGGCTGCACTTAGCAGACACCTAGAGCGTCGTCCAGGAGCTTTGAGGAAACTCAACCTAGCACAGACAGGGTTGACTGCACGAG GAATGAGGgctctgggccaggcactggccACCAATGCCGCCTTTGATGCTACCTTGACCCACCTGGACATTTCCGGGAATCCTGGGGCACTGGGGACCTCTGAGGACAGTGGG ggccTCTACAGTTTCCTGAGCCATCCTAATGTTCTGACGTTCCTGAATCTTGCAGCCACTGACACCGCTCTGGATGCT CTCTTTGCAGCACTGTCCTGCGGCTGCTGTGCCAGCCTCACCCACCTGGATGCGTCAAGGAATGTCTTCTCCCGCAT GAAGTCCCGGGCCCAGCCCGCCGCCATGAAGCTTTTCCTCAGCCAGGCAAGGATGCTTCGACACCTGAGCCTGGCAGGCTGCAAGTTGCCTCCTGATGCACTCAG GGCTGTGCTAGATGGCCTTGCACTCAACACACATATCTGCAACCTACACTTGGACCTCAGCACTTGTGAG CTGCGCTCAGCCGGCGCCCAGGTGATACAAGACTTAGTATGTGACGCAGGTGCTGTGAGCTCCTTGGATCTGGCAGATAATG GTTTTGGTTCGGACATGGTGACTCTCGTACTGGCCATTGGAAGGAGCCGGTCCTTGAAACATGTGGCACTTGGAAGGAACTTCAACGTCCGGTGCAA GGAGACATTAGATGACGTCCTGCACCGGATCGTCCAGCTTATGCAGGATGACGACTGT CCTCTGCAATCGCTATCTGTGGCTGAGTCACGGCTGAAGCTGGGCGCCAGCGTCCTGCTCCAGGCCCTGGGAACCAATCCAAACTTGACAGCGCTGGATATCAGTGGCAATGCGATCGGGGATGTCGGAGCCAAGATGCTAGCCAAAGCGCTGCGAGTCAACACTAGGCTCCG GTCTGTGATCTGGGACCGGAACCACACATCTGCTCTGGGCCTGCTGGATGTGGCTCAGGCCCTGGAGCAGAACCGCAGCCTGAAGTCCATGCCTCTGCCACTGACGGACGTGACCCAGGCACAGCGCAGCCGCCCGGAACTGACAGCACGTGCAGTCAATCAA ATCCAAGCCTGCCTCTTGAGGAACAACCGCACAGACCCCGTGTCCTCAGACTGTACATCCCACCTTGAACCTTCAGGTCTGGTCTCCGACCGATTAGAGCAG GAAGTGAACGAGTTGTGTCAGTCGCTGCAGGAGCACGTGGAGCTGCTGGGGTGCGGGGCAGGGCCCCAGGGCGAAGCTGCTGTGCACCAGGCCGAGGACGCCATTCAGAACGCCAACTTCTCTCTCAGC ATTCTTCCTATTTTATATGAGGCTGGGAGTTCCCCGAGCCATCACTGGCAGCTTCAGCAGAAGCTGGAGGGCCTCCTGGAACAGGTGGGTGAGTTCTGCTGCCAGGACATCCAG GACTTTACGCAGGCGACACTGGACACAACCAAACGCCTCTGCTCATGGTTGCTGCAGGACCCTGGCTGGAGAGAGCAGCTAGAAAAGATCCTGGTGGTCTCAAGTGGCCTCCCAGAGCTGCTTCCAGAGCAGCTGCTACAAGATGCCTTCACCAGGCTCAG GGCTATGAGGCTGTCCATCACAGGAACGCTGGCAGAGAGCGTCGTGGCTCAGGCGCTGGTGGGTCTGAGTGCAGCCCGAGATGAGCTG GTGGAGAGTCTGGCTCAGCAAGCACCACTAACAATGCCCCCTACCAGACCGGCAGGGAGTGGAGGAGAACCCAGTCCCTTTGGGCCtggggaaatggaaggtctttttgtcctggagaaggaagaagaggaagaaaggaag GAGGACAGTCCCTCGGGGAAATGGCCTGAGGCCGGCCACTGCCTTCGCCTAGCCCCCTTCCCTCACA GTGCTGCCGAGGAAGCGGAGCGGGGCCCCGAGCTGGCGGCTCCCGGGGAAGATGCGGAGCCGCAGGCGGGGCCGTCCGCGCGCGGCTCCCCGAGCCCCGCCGCCCCCGGACCCCCCGCCGGCCCGCTGCCCCGCATGGACCTGCCACCCTCCGGGCAGCCCCTGCGCCACCCGACCCGCGCCCGGCCACGGCCACGCCGCCAGCACCACCACCGCCCGCCGCCGGGGGGCCCCCAG gtgcccccagccctgcctcaagAAGGGAATGGGCTCAGCGCCCGCGTGGATGAAGGTGTGGAGGAATTCTTCTCCAAGAGGCTGATCCAGCAGGATCACCT CTGGGCCCCTGAGGAAGACCCAGCCACTGAAGGGGGTGCCACTCCTGTTCCCCGGACACTTCGCAAGAAGTTGGGCACCCTTTTTGCCTTTAAGAAGCCTCGTTCAACGAGGGGCCCGCGGCCTGATCTAGAGACCAGCCCTGGGGCCGCTGCCCGTGCCAGAAAAACCACACTTGGGGACTTGCTGCGGCCACCACCCCGTCCTGGCCGTGGTGAGGAGTCTGGAGGAGCCGAGGGGGGCACCAGCAGCCCTGACCCCGCCCGCCGGAGCCGGCCTCGCTACACTCGGGAAAGCAAGGCCTACTCCATGATTCTACTGCCTGCCGAGGAGGAAGCAGCGTCCCTGGGTGCCAGGCCTGACAGG CGGCGGCCGCTTGAGCGAGGAGACACAGAACTGGCACCATCCTTTGAACAGCGGGTACAAGTGATGTTGCAGAGGATCGGCGTGAGCCGGGGCAGCGGGGGTACCGAGGGCAAGAGGAAGCAG AGCAAAGATGGGGAGATCAAGAAAGCTGGCTCAGATG GTGACATTATGGACAGTTCCACGGAGACCCCTCCCATCTCAATCAAGTCTCGCACTCACTCTGTGTCTGCTG ACTCTTCATGCAGACCTGGCCCAGGAAGCCATGGGCCGGAATCTACCACCTGGAAGACACTGGGGCAGCAGCTGAATGCAGAGCTTAGAGGCCGTGGTTGGGGCCAACAGGATGGTCCAGGCCCCCCTTCTCCTTGTCCTAGCCCAAGCCCCCGAAGAGGCAGCCCCTCTCCAGATATCCTTCGTCTCCCAGAGGACCCTTGCTTGGTCTCCAGGAATGAAG AACGGCCCCTGCGGCTGCAGCGCTCCCCAGTCCTCAAGCGCAGGCCAAAACTTGAGGCACCCCCATCCCCAAGCCTAG GATCTGGCCTTGGAACCGAGCCTCTGCCCCCACAGCCCACAGAGCCCTCAAGCCCTGAACGGAGCCCACCCTCCCCAGCCACAGACCAAAGAGGCGGCGGCCCCAATCCCTGA